The following DNA comes from Nocardioides sp. JQ2195.
CCCTGGCAGCTCGGCCTGTTCGATGAACGTGCGCAGGCGGAGGTCTGGGGGACTGATCCCGATGTCCTGGTCTCCTCCTCCTACGCACCCGTCGGCCGGATGAAGCTGGTCGACGGGGGCTACGAGCTCAGCGGACGCTGGAGCTTCTCGTCGGGCTGCGGCCACGCGTCCTGGGCTCTTCTGGGTGGCCTGGTGGTGGGTGCCGAGGGAAAGCCGGTCGACTTCATCACGCTCCTGGTACCGCGCTCCGACTACCGGATCGAGGACGTCTGGGACGTCATCGGGCTGCGCGGCACGGCGAGCAACGACATCGTGATCGAGAAGGCGTTCGTCCCCGAGCACCGGACGATGCGCAACTATGAGCAGGCCCAGCTGCGGGGTCCGGGCCAGAAGGTCAACACCGGCCCGCTCTACCGGATGCCGTTCGCGTCGATCTTCACTTCGACCATCACGGCTCCGGTGATCGGTGCAGTGTCCGGCTGCTATGCGGCGTACATCTCGGCGATGCGCAATCGCATCCGGCTCAGCATGGGAGGCGGGCGATTCTCCGAGGACCAGTACGCCCACGTCGCGGTGGCGCGTGCTGCCTCCGAGGTCGACGCAGCCATCCTCCAGATGGACCGCAACATCAGTGAGCTCTACGGCTACGCCAGCCGCGGTGAGGAGATCCCGATGGAGCTGCGACTGCGAACCCGCCGTGATCAGGTCCGTGGCACGGAACGTGCACTTGATGCGATCGACATCCT
Coding sequences within:
- the hsaA gene encoding 3-hydroxy-9,10-secoandrosta-1,3,5(10)-triene-9,17-dione monooxygenase oxygenase subunit — translated: MTNEILEAVRPLLPGIAERARATDTDGVVSDATIAELKTAGVFRMLQPKRFGGLESDPVDFYEVVRAISGVCGSTGWVTSVLGVHPWQLGLFDERAQAEVWGTDPDVLVSSSYAPVGRMKLVDGGYELSGRWSFSSGCGHASWALLGGLVVGAEGKPVDFITLLVPRSDYRIEDVWDVIGLRGTASNDIVIEKAFVPEHRTMRNYEQAQLRGPGQKVNTGPLYRMPFASIFTSTITAPVIGAVSGCYAAYISAMRNRIRLSMGGGRFSEDQYAHVAVARAASEVDAAILQMDRNISELYGYASRGEEIPMELRLRTRRDQVRGTERALDAIDILFKTAGGNSLKRGNPIERSWRDAHAGSVHVANDVERALAMYGRQEFGFTVEDNLI